From a single Fusobacterium ulcerans ATCC 49185 genomic region:
- a CDS encoding IclR family transcriptional regulator produces the protein METLLHNPTERVTNILKIIAKNSDKLNFSSISKLTNMPKSTLSPILKTLVELEFLVLDPISQTYSIGLATFQIGQAYLENVNGLEIIKSHMRSIVAQCNETCQIGINHNNEVLYLTKVECSLPIKLMSSIGRNLPLYCTGLGRVLLCEYSEDEIRNLYSNGMNQFTENTVTDIEELLEIVKKAKINKFAEEFGEVTSDACCIAVPIMINNKINAAMGVSLPIFRANQEDILKIKNLLKEHSLLISKELENLNIKSII, from the coding sequence ATGGAAACTTTATTACATAATCCTACAGAGAGGGTCACTAATATTTTAAAAATTATAGCTAAAAATTCTGACAAATTAAATTTTTCAAGCATTTCAAAATTAACTAATATGCCTAAAAGTACCTTATCTCCAATTTTAAAAACTTTAGTTGAACTTGAATTTCTAGTTTTAGATCCTATTTCTCAAACTTATTCTATTGGTTTAGCTACTTTTCAGATAGGACAAGCTTATTTAGAAAATGTAAATGGTCTTGAAATTATAAAATCCCATATGAGATCAATAGTTGCTCAATGTAATGAAACTTGTCAAATAGGAATAAATCATAATAATGAAGTTCTTTATTTAACAAAAGTTGAATGTTCCCTTCCTATAAAATTAATGTCCTCTATTGGAAGAAATCTTCCTTTATATTGTACAGGACTTGGAAGAGTACTTCTTTGTGAGTATTCAGAAGATGAGATAAGAAATTTATATTCCAATGGAATGAATCAATTTACAGAAAATACTGTCACAGATATAGAAGAACTGCTTGAAATTGTAAAAAAAGCTAAAATTAATAAATTTGCTGAAGAATTTGGAGAGGTTACTTCTGATGCATGCTGCATAGCTGTTCCTATAATGATAAATAATAAAATAAATGCTGCTATGGGTGTCAGTCTGCCAATTTTTAGAGCTAATCAAGAAGATATTTTAAAAATAAAAAATCTTTTAAAAGAACATTCATTATTAATTTCAAAAGAATTAGAAAATTTAAATATAAAAAGTATTATTTAA
- the folK gene encoding 2-amino-4-hydroxy-6-hydroxymethyldihydropteridine diphosphokinase translates to MDKIYINNLEFIAYHGVFPEEKKLGQKFLVSAEMTTSTREAGKTGNLKKSTHYGLVANDIGEIFTGKSIDLIETCAEDIAEMILSKYPLISEVKVTVKKPWAPLQMHFENVAVEITRKRHTVYLSIGSNMGDKKQNLLTAVEKIKELKNTSVTKISTIIETEPFGVMEQDDFLNACLEVKTLLSPHELLEKLLEIEEEMGRKRIKKWGPRIIDIDILLFDKEIIEDDDLAVPHPWMCDRSFVLDPLCEIAPNVVHPLERKSIFNLKRALDEAKDEKENEILS, encoded by the coding sequence ATGGATAAAATATATATCAACAACCTTGAATTCATAGCATATCATGGAGTATTTCCAGAAGAAAAGAAACTGGGGCAGAAGTTTCTTGTTTCAGCAGAGATGACAACATCAACAAGAGAAGCTGGGAAGACTGGTAATTTGAAAAAGTCTACTCATTATGGACTTGTAGCTAATGATATAGGAGAAATATTTACTGGGAAAAGCATAGATTTAATTGAAACTTGTGCTGAAGATATAGCAGAGATGATATTAAGTAAATATCCTTTGATTTCTGAAGTAAAAGTAACAGTGAAGAAACCTTGGGCACCTTTGCAGATGCATTTTGAAAATGTAGCTGTAGAAATAACAAGAAAAAGACATACTGTATATCTTTCTATTGGCTCAAATATGGGAGATAAGAAACAAAATCTTCTTACTGCTGTAGAAAAGATAAAAGAACTTAAAAATACAAGTGTTACAAAAATAAGTACTATCATTGAAACAGAACCTTTTGGAGTAATGGAACAGGATGATTTTCTCAATGCCTGTCTTGAAGTAAAAACACTTCTATCCCCTCATGAGCTTTTAGAAAAACTTTTGGAAATAGAAGAAGAGATGGGAAGAAAGAGAATAAAAAAATGGGGACCTAGAATTATTGATATTGATATACTCCTTTTTGATAAAGAGATAATAGAAGATGATGATCTAGCCGTACCTCACCCATGGATGTGTGACAGAAGCTTTGTTCTTGATCCATTATGTGAAATAGCTCCAAATGTAGTTCATCCTTTAGAGAGAAAAAGCATTTTTAATCTGAAGAGAGCTTTAGATGAAGCCAAAGATGAGAAGGAAAATGAAATATTGAGTTAA
- a CDS encoding TRAP transporter substrate-binding protein, whose amino-acid sequence MKKILFAGSLLLIGMFIGCSKEKETAAEEKVKTQVLKVAFNQSENHPQYKALTKFSNQLEEQTKGAYKLEISPNALLGDQRATAELVQNGVIQMSVVGNPVVESFNKDFSVIGLPYLYDNLEHQKKVFLSDVLEPLFKSVSSSGFEVIGAFTAGARCLYTDKPMMKPEDLKGYKFRVMQSDTMKKMIDYMGGIGTPMGQGEVYTAVQQGVIEGGENNEVTYVDLKHYEIAPYFSYTNHLMVPDLIIINEKLYNGMSSENRKIFDDLMKQTIENEFEVWNENVEAAKKIAIENGAKFIEVDIKPFQERVKPLQEEVANSSELTKEIYAKVRELAK is encoded by the coding sequence ATGAAAAAAATATTATTTGCAGGAAGTTTGCTGCTTATAGGGATGTTTATTGGATGTTCAAAGGAAAAAGAAACTGCAGCTGAAGAAAAAGTTAAAACTCAAGTTTTAAAAGTTGCTTTTAATCAATCAGAAAACCATCCTCAATATAAAGCATTAACAAAATTCAGCAATCAATTGGAAGAACAGACAAAAGGAGCTTATAAATTAGAAATATCTCCAAATGCTTTATTGGGAGATCAAAGAGCAACAGCTGAACTGGTGCAAAATGGAGTTATTCAAATGTCAGTAGTAGGGAATCCAGTTGTTGAAAGTTTTAATAAAGATTTTAGTGTTATAGGGCTGCCATATTTATATGATAATTTAGAGCATCAAAAAAAAGTTTTTTTATCAGATGTATTAGAACCATTATTTAAATCTGTTTCTTCAAGCGGATTTGAGGTAATAGGGGCATTTACAGCAGGAGCTAGATGTCTTTATACAGATAAACCAATGATGAAACCAGAAGATTTAAAAGGATATAAATTTAGAGTAATGCAGTCAGATACAATGAAGAAAATGATAGATTATATGGGAGGAATAGGAACTCCTATGGGACAGGGAGAAGTTTATACAGCAGTTCAGCAGGGAGTTATAGAAGGTGGAGAAAATAATGAAGTAACTTATGTAGATTTAAAACACTATGAAATAGCACCTTATTTTTCTTATACTAATCATTTGATGGTTCCAGATTTAATTATTATTAATGAAAAATTATATAATGGAATGTCTTCAGAAAATAGAAAAATATTTGATGATTTAATGAAACAAACTATTGAAAATGAATTTGAAGTATGGAATGAAAATGTAGAAGCAGCTAAAAAAATTGCAATAGAAAATGGAGCAAAATTTATTGAAGTAGATATTAAACCATTTCAAGAAAGGGTAAAACCTTTACAGGAAGAAGTGGCTAATTCTTCTGAACTGACTAAAGAGATATATGCTAAAGTAAGAGAATTAGCAAAATAA
- a CDS encoding TRAP transporter small permease translates to MKRIKNVLDKIIEIFCIAIMGIMTLLVTWQVITRYVFNKPSVFTEQTSQYLFVWLVMYGSAYVFGKREHMQISFIRDMAPENIKRIIDVIQEIIISIFVLGVMIYGGYFSSLKQMAQVDAVLQMPIGIIYSAIPISGIFIVFYVIYNIKKIIFNKEEE, encoded by the coding sequence ATGAAAAGAATAAAAAATGTTCTTGATAAGATTATAGAAATTTTTTGTATTGCGATAATGGGAATAATGACACTGTTGGTAACATGGCAGGTTATAACTAGATATGTTTTTAATAAACCCAGTGTTTTTACAGAACAGACATCTCAGTATCTATTTGTTTGGCTAGTAATGTATGGATCAGCTTACGTTTTTGGAAAAAGAGAGCATATGCAGATTTCTTTTATAAGAGATATGGCACCTGAAAATATAAAAAGAATAATTGATGTTATTCAAGAAATAATAATATCAATATTTGTTTTGGGAGTAATGATATATGGAGGTTATTTTTCTTCTTTGAAGCAAATGGCACAGGTAGATGCAGTATTGCAAATGCCAATAGGGATTATTTATTCTGCAATTCCAATTAGTGGAATCTTTATAGTCTTCTATGTAATATATAATATTAAGAAAATAATTTTTAATAAAGAGGAAGAATAA
- the folE gene encoding GTP cyclohydrolase I FolE has protein sequence MDIDKIENAFRDILDALGENAKREGLEDTPKRVAQSYGELFSGLLQNPEDVLKRTFEVEKNDLIVEKNIDFYSMCEHHFLPIFGKIDIAYIPNGKIVGFGDIIKVIDILSKRPQIQERLGAQIADAIYETLNCQGVMIVIKAKHMCMTMRGEKRVNSEIITTSYRGVFEDDAVRRMEILSLLK, from the coding sequence ATAGATATAGATAAGATAGAAAATGCTTTTAGAGATATACTAGATGCTTTAGGAGAAAATGCAAAAAGAGAAGGATTGGAAGATACACCAAAAAGAGTGGCACAAAGTTATGGAGAGCTTTTTTCTGGATTGCTTCAAAATCCTGAAGATGTGCTTAAAAGAACATTTGAAGTGGAAAAGAATGATCTCATAGTAGAAAAAAATATAGACTTCTATTCTATGTGTGAACATCATTTTCTACCTATATTTGGGAAAATAGATATTGCATATATTCCAAATGGAAAAATAGTTGGATTTGGTGATATAATAAAAGTAATAGATATACTTTCTAAAAGGCCTCAAATACAAGAAAGATTAGGAGCTCAAATAGCTGATGCAATATATGAGACTCTTAATTGTCAAGGGGTAATGATAGTCATAAAAGCTAAGCATATGTGTATGACTATGAGGGGAGAAAAGAGAGTAAACAGTGAGATAATAACCACTTCTTACAGAGGGGTATTTGAAGATGATGCTGTGAGAAGAATGGAAATTCTTTCACTGCTAAAATAA